The proteins below are encoded in one region of Bacteriovorax sp. Seq25_V:
- a CDS encoding biotin--[acetyl-CoA-carboxylase] ligase, producing MKHLHFDTISSTQDYLIENLEGSPEHFLVSAKHQSKGRGRSSNKWDSFSNSLAFSFKVAPSKVLTLTSLEIAILLIKFIDSEKVKLKWPNDLLSVDLNKCGGILIQLIDGVAIVGVGLNWGQSVGEEHEEYKTGKGEISSAVLNDTEFETLPKAIYEFILQNRMEPSQIITDWNANCVHLGKKVTILDGDDRVDGIFKGIGPAGEAIIENNNKELKIYSGSLIINRA from the coding sequence ATGAAACACCTACATTTTGACACAATTAGCTCAACTCAAGACTATCTAATTGAAAACCTCGAGGGTTCACCCGAACATTTTCTAGTTAGTGCTAAACATCAGTCAAAAGGGCGTGGGCGCTCTTCCAACAAATGGGATTCATTTTCTAACTCACTAGCTTTTTCATTTAAGGTTGCGCCATCAAAAGTTCTAACCCTCACATCACTAGAAATTGCCATACTCCTGATCAAGTTTATTGACAGCGAAAAAGTTAAACTTAAATGGCCAAATGACTTACTATCTGTAGACCTCAATAAGTGTGGAGGAATCTTAATTCAACTTATTGATGGAGTTGCAATCGTGGGAGTTGGTCTTAATTGGGGCCAGAGCGTTGGTGAAGAGCATGAAGAATATAAAACAGGTAAAGGTGAAATCTCATCTGCTGTTTTAAATGATACTGAATTTGAAACACTACCTAAAGCAATATACGAATTCATATTGCAAAATCGTATGGAACCATCTCAGATAATTACAGATTGGAATGCTAATTGTGTTCACCTTGGAAAAAAAGTTACAATTCTTGATGGTGACGATAGAGTTGATGGAATCTTTAAAGGAATTGGCCCCGCAGGAGAGGCCATTATTGAAAACAATAACAAAGAGCTTAAGATTTACTCAGGCTCTCTAATTATCAATAGAGCTTAA
- a CDS encoding FHA domain-containing protein codes for MSKAPVKITKDLTLPETAGVYHRVVCMTGKNKGLCYYLNGNRMVMGRSNKADIQILDTQASREHVELSRVGKDIVLTDLGSQNGVVVNDLDVKQHKLKNGDKIIIGSTVYKYSILDIMPLALVEDEDDDEEEEEEVEEVKSKVKKSKAKPKKKNNLMLIILILAAAFLFLPSDESGDATKNAKNNSNTTPFIEGTKKTTSKKSDVEKEVETKVEAYIHRGRREAREGNYFRAMEEFGVALMLDPNSGDAAFHMNRAKQRLDEKIEVMFLQATKYKDSLKFHQALMTYCSVVKLLKDYPDDERFKEADKNVKDMATKLGKDERDNHCF; via the coding sequence ATGAGTAAAGCGCCTGTTAAAATTACTAAAGACTTAACACTTCCAGAGACAGCTGGGGTGTATCATCGTGTCGTTTGTATGACAGGAAAGAATAAAGGTCTTTGTTATTACCTTAATGGTAACCGAATGGTTATGGGGCGATCTAATAAGGCCGATATTCAAATTCTAGACACTCAAGCATCAAGAGAGCACGTCGAATTATCACGTGTTGGAAAGGATATCGTCCTTACTGATCTTGGCTCACAAAATGGCGTCGTAGTTAACGATCTCGATGTGAAACAGCACAAGTTAAAAAATGGCGACAAGATAATAATAGGCTCGACAGTTTATAAGTATTCTATTCTCGATATTATGCCACTCGCTCTAGTTGAAGATGAAGACGATGATGAAGAAGAGGAAGAAGAAGTTGAAGAAGTAAAGTCTAAGGTAAAGAAGTCAAAAGCGAAGCCTAAGAAAAAGAATAATTTAATGTTGATTATTCTTATTCTTGCTGCTGCTTTTTTATTCCTTCCTTCAGATGAATCTGGTGATGCAACAAAGAATGCAAAGAATAATTCAAATACCACACCTTTTATAGAGGGAACAAAGAAGACTACGAGTAAGAAGTCTGATGTGGAGAAAGAAGTTGAAACAAAGGTAGAAGCTTATATTCATCGTGGTAGGAGAGAGGCGAGAGAAGGGAATTACTTCAGAGCGATGGAGGAATTTGGTGTTGCTCTAATGCTAGACCCAAATAGTGGGGATGCTGCTTTTCATATGAATAGAGCTAAGCAGAGGTTAGATGAGAAAATCGAAGTTATGTTCTTACAGGCAACAAAATATAAAGACTCTTTGAAATTTCATCAGGCTTTAATGACATATTGTAGTGTCGTAAAGTTACTAAAAGATTATCCAGATGATGAAAGATTTAAAGAAGCCGATAAAAATGTAAAAGATATGGCAACTAAACTTGGAAAGGATGAACGTGATAATCACTGTTTCTAA
- a CDS encoding PP2C family serine/threonine-protein phosphatase has product MIEIESYYAKTFQGPYLNINEDDIIVDLESRLFGVFDGFGGGTVGDTAVAMAREKVGAFFTKVSVDPDSTMPYFFSPNYLLETNCLINALEIAHATLINTNKDRPMNERAGVSCLVGIVSENILSLASTGNCAGFLYRGNKVSVISPPDTITPIGSIENNMTNRTFPLSGLGLFERLMPKVWEISVRKGDKICLLTDGVYSRLATDDIKTIIESTITDELNIVKRLFSVSNDRGNLDNQSAIVITL; this is encoded by the coding sequence ATGATTGAGATTGAAAGCTATTATGCAAAAACTTTTCAGGGACCTTACCTCAATATCAATGAAGATGATATTATTGTAGATCTCGAAAGTAGACTCTTTGGAGTTTTTGATGGGTTTGGTGGCGGAACTGTTGGTGATACAGCTGTCGCAATGGCCAGGGAGAAAGTCGGAGCATTCTTTACCAAGGTAAGTGTCGATCCTGATTCAACGATGCCATATTTCTTTAGTCCGAATTATTTATTAGAAACAAATTGTTTAATTAATGCCCTTGAGATTGCACATGCAACGCTTATTAATACAAATAAAGATAGACCAATGAATGAAAGAGCTGGTGTAAGTTGTCTTGTTGGTATTGTGAGTGAAAATATCCTGAGTCTAGCATCAACTGGAAATTGTGCAGGCTTTTTATATCGTGGAAATAAAGTTTCAGTAATCTCACCACCAGATACAATCACGCCAATTGGATCAATTGAAAATAATATGACAAATAGGACATTCCCTCTTTCTGGACTTGGTTTATTCGAAAGATTAATGCCAAAAGTTTGGGAAATTAGTGTGCGAAAAGGTGATAAGATCTGTCTTCTGACAGATGGTGTTTATTCACGACTTGCTACTGATGATATTAAAACAATTATTGAATCAACAATTACAGATGAACTAAACATAGTGAAGAGATTATTTAGTGTTTCTAACGATAGAGGTAACCTAGATAATCAGTCGGCTATTGTCATAACTCTTTAA
- a CDS encoding response regulator encodes MTKKIIVADDSQTIQKVIKITFGSKGYELISVLSESELYNKISSDADLLLLDFSLSETKSGYELAKAVREKNKTIPIMALLGTFDTIDESQFVDSGFADKVVKPFETDKFIRKCEALLSAEVETATEVLEEESDDETDFSDWDINSPQVKESEAEIEELEEFSADASDEIDSNDLDNELGGWGFSKDDLAARDLTNDYPVYPPVIEESKNIASKFLSANTLVEEVEDEDYTDSEDEVTKEISLDELESLDAGDSHDELEALSEEDIESSDFWSVDEVLSEPEEVSLIAEEEIDYEEEETEAEPLVNNDFHYNVMEGNSSPMVGLSTEELKEALKEDLSPIVHKYVDQYCRENIEKIMWDIIPDLAENIIKKELKNISKEVLSSIDN; translated from the coding sequence ATGACAAAAAAAATAATCGTTGCTGATGACAGCCAAACAATTCAAAAAGTAATTAAAATCACCTTCGGGAGTAAGGGATATGAGCTCATTTCAGTTCTAAGTGAGAGTGAGCTTTATAATAAAATCTCATCTGATGCTGACTTGCTACTTCTTGATTTTAGTCTGTCTGAAACAAAATCTGGATATGAGCTAGCAAAGGCTGTTCGTGAAAAGAATAAAACGATTCCAATAATGGCCCTCCTAGGGACATTTGATACTATCGATGAGTCGCAATTTGTTGATTCCGGTTTCGCTGACAAAGTTGTAAAGCCATTTGAAACAGATAAATTTATACGTAAATGTGAAGCTCTTCTAAGTGCTGAGGTTGAGACTGCTACTGAAGTACTGGAAGAAGAGTCTGATGATGAGACTGATTTTTCTGATTGGGATATCAATTCACCTCAGGTTAAAGAAAGTGAAGCTGAAATTGAGGAGCTTGAAGAGTTCTCTGCTGATGCTTCTGATGAGATTGATTCAAATGACCTTGATAATGAACTTGGAGGTTGGGGATTTAGTAAAGATGACCTAGCAGCAAGGGATTTAACAAATGATTATCCTGTATATCCTCCAGTAATCGAAGAGTCTAAAAATATTGCTTCAAAATTCTTGTCAGCAAATACACTTGTTGAAGAAGTTGAAGATGAAGACTACACAGACTCAGAGGATGAAGTTACAAAAGAAATTTCTCTTGATGAGCTAGAGTCTCTTGATGCTGGTGATAGCCATGATGAGTTAGAAGCCCTTAGTGAAGAAGATATAGAATCATCTGATTTTTGGTCAGTTGATGAGGTTCTTTCTGAGCCAGAAGAGGTTTCTCTTATAGCAGAAGAAGAAATTGATTATGAAGAAGAGGAAACTGAAGCAGAACCTCTTGTTAATAACGATTTTCACTACAATGTAATGGAGGGCAATAGTTCTCCAATGGTTGGGCTTTCTACTGAAGAGCTTAAAGAGGCATTGAAAGAAGACCTTTCTCCAATTGTTCATAAGTATGTTGATCAATACTGTAGAGAAAATATTGAAAAAATCATGTGGGATATTATTCCTGATCTAGCAGAAAATATTATTAAAAAAGAGCTTAAAAATATTAGTAAAGAGGTTTTAAGCTCTATTGATAATTAG
- the rdgB gene encoding RdgB/HAM1 family non-canonical purine NTP pyrophosphatase yields the protein MNKFVLATGNAHKAEEFAKIFNPEVLEISAAPEKLEVVEDGVTFHENALKKAKAYYDKFKTPILSDDSGICVAALPNELGIHSARFGGDGLTDKDRAMLLLEKMQDEKNREAYFVCVLCFYIDENNIYFFEGRMEGQISDTYTGEHGFGYDPVFKPLAHESDKTIAELAEWKDDNSHRAKACKQAEIFFRERNCQNGKDKL from the coding sequence GTGAATAAGTTTGTACTTGCGACAGGTAATGCTCATAAAGCAGAAGAATTCGCAAAAATTTTTAATCCTGAAGTTTTGGAAATTTCGGCAGCCCCTGAAAAGCTCGAGGTTGTCGAAGACGGTGTGACTTTTCATGAGAATGCTTTAAAAAAAGCCAAGGCTTATTATGACAAATTTAAAACGCCAATTCTTTCTGATGACTCTGGAATTTGTGTGGCGGCCTTGCCAAATGAGTTAGGAATTCACTCAGCTCGTTTTGGTGGAGATGGCCTAACTGATAAAGACAGGGCAATGCTTCTTCTTGAGAAGATGCAAGACGAGAAAAATAGGGAAGCCTATTTTGTTTGTGTTCTCTGTTTTTATATCGATGAAAATAACATTTATTTCTTCGAAGGAAGAATGGAAGGCCAGATTAGTGACACCTATACTGGGGAGCATGGCTTTGGATATGATCCAGTTTTCAAACCCTTAGCCCATGAAAGTGATAAGACAATCGCCGAGTTAGCTGAGTGGAAAGATGATAATTCCCACAGGGCAAAAGCTTGTAAGCAGGCTGAAATATTTTTTAGAGAAAGAAATTGCCAAAACGGAAAAGATAAATTATAA
- a CDS encoding FHA domain-containing protein: MNVIITVSKNGNILHKIELASFVVKGQASTFYIGRSNECHVILDDQKISRQQCQLSFDGKIWKIRNLSDYVDVTVNNAQIYSENILNNGDLLKVDEFSLTFEFESAHNIQETPEVIDEVDDSTENTAVIEDRTETIQEDFSAEDDGTLTVAEEPVDYTEALDDTVEEEAPQTLDDFDQSFDESELTENNFETPSDETMGEDEMLDDYADSYDDEYAVDSYDDDEGTKVLSGFAKFSLELFGEFAPYDTFNIEDSEVFIGRDPKKCKIVLADPEVSSVHAVLRKNNITCTLEDLQSGNGTILNGKRINKKDITNGDEFIIGGTTFTVRIGSEFIDSQKGMLMPVEENQVVEVEEIVEVMDGDDADFDGGEGIDSSSLGGNSSLFSKEALKDPQKRKKLLIYAVVLVALWIFLDDGEQPATETAKKANAKKNEKVVEAQKPTESKLTPEQAAQAESLYQLGQAFLVEGKYPEAIAEFEKLFLIKKDYKEAIQLNQLAKEKLAQLEKAELERRAEEERAIRKKKVQELLEKAEVAVKERNVSSAENLFVKIREIDPDNYDVTNLEIDLNAWKKEKAEKELAEAQKIAERKRMVDSLAPGKALYLKEEWYRAIGELEKFLTIKSMDEDLIKEGTDMLKESKAKLGEVVEPLLGKARSLKEGEDLKGAYNVYNEILKYDPTSVEALNEMDDIKFTLTSRAQKIYREAIIAESLGLFEKAKEKFQEIQQITPEDNEYYIKSTDRLRNL, from the coding sequence ATGAACGTGATAATCACTGTTTCTAAAAATGGAAATATTCTACATAAAATTGAATTAGCTTCATTTGTAGTTAAAGGGCAGGCGTCTACCTTCTATATAGGTAGGTCAAATGAATGTCACGTAATTTTAGATGATCAAAAGATATCACGACAGCAATGCCAACTGAGTTTTGATGGCAAAATATGGAAGATTCGTAATTTGTCAGATTATGTTGATGTCACTGTTAATAATGCTCAAATATATTCAGAAAATATTTTAAATAATGGTGATCTACTTAAGGTCGATGAATTCAGTCTCACTTTTGAGTTTGAATCAGCTCATAATATTCAAGAGACACCAGAAGTTATTGATGAAGTTGATGACAGTACTGAAAATACCGCTGTCATTGAAGATCGTACCGAAACGATACAAGAGGATTTTAGTGCTGAGGATGATGGAACTTTAACTGTTGCAGAAGAGCCAGTTGATTACACCGAAGCCTTAGACGATACAGTAGAAGAGGAAGCACCTCAAACGCTAGATGATTTTGACCAGTCATTTGATGAAAGTGAATTAACTGAGAATAACTTTGAAACCCCTAGTGACGAGACCATGGGGGAGGATGAGATGTTAGATGATTATGCGGATTCATATGATGATGAGTACGCAGTCGATTCCTATGACGATGATGAGGGAACAAAGGTCTTAAGTGGATTTGCCAAGTTTTCATTAGAACTCTTTGGTGAGTTTGCCCCATACGACACTTTTAATATTGAAGATTCTGAAGTTTTTATTGGTCGTGACCCAAAGAAGTGTAAGATCGTTCTTGCTGATCCAGAAGTTTCATCAGTTCACGCAGTACTTCGTAAAAATAATATTACCTGTACATTAGAAGATTTACAGTCTGGAAACGGGACAATACTTAACGGAAAAAGGATTAACAAAAAAGATATCACAAATGGTGATGAGTTTATTATCGGTGGGACAACATTTACTGTCCGTATTGGAAGCGAGTTCATCGATAGTCAAAAAGGCATGTTGATGCCTGTTGAAGAAAACCAAGTCGTCGAAGTTGAAGAAATTGTCGAAGTCATGGATGGTGACGATGCCGATTTTGACGGGGGAGAGGGTATTGACTCTAGTTCACTTGGCGGAAATAGTTCGTTATTCTCGAAAGAGGCACTTAAAGATCCTCAAAAGAGAAAGAAGCTCTTGATATATGCTGTCGTCTTAGTTGCCTTGTGGATTTTCTTGGATGATGGTGAGCAACCAGCTACTGAGACAGCAAAAAAAGCAAATGCCAAAAAGAATGAGAAAGTAGTCGAAGCTCAGAAACCTACTGAATCAAAGTTGACACCTGAGCAGGCCGCACAGGCAGAATCTCTTTATCAACTAGGGCAAGCCTTTCTTGTCGAGGGGAAGTATCCCGAAGCAATAGCTGAGTTTGAAAAGCTATTTTTGATCAAAAAAGATTATAAAGAAGCAATTCAGTTAAATCAGCTTGCCAAGGAAAAACTAGCTCAGCTTGAAAAAGCAGAGCTAGAGAGACGAGCAGAAGAAGAACGCGCAATTAGAAAGAAGAAGGTACAAGAGCTACTTGAGAAAGCAGAAGTTGCAGTTAAAGAACGAAATGTATCATCTGCAGAAAATCTGTTTGTGAAAATTCGTGAAATTGATCCAGATAATTACGATGTAACAAACTTAGAAATCGATTTAAATGCATGGAAAAAAGAAAAGGCGGAAAAAGAATTAGCTGAGGCCCAAAAAATTGCTGAGAGAAAGCGAATGGTTGATTCTTTAGCACCTGGTAAGGCTTTATATCTCAAAGAAGAGTGGTATCGTGCAATCGGCGAACTCGAAAAGTTCTTAACGATTAAGAGTATGGATGAGGATCTTATTAAAGAAGGGACTGACATGCTTAAAGAATCTAAGGCAAAGCTTGGAGAGGTCGTAGAGCCTCTGCTTGGGAAAGCACGTTCTTTGAAAGAAGGAGAAGATCTAAAAGGTGCCTATAACGTATACAATGAAATTTTAAAATATGATCCGACTTCTGTTGAAGCATTAAATGAGATGGATGATATTAAGTTCACTCTGACTTCGAGGGCGCAAAAAATATATCGTGAAGCTATTATTGCTGAATCTCTTGGTTTATTTGAAAAGGCAAAAGAGAAGTTTCAGGAGATTCAACAAATCACTCCTGAAGATAATGAGTACTATATTAAGTCTACTGATAGATTGAGGAATTTATGA
- the rph gene encoding ribonuclease PH, with translation MSLIKRSVPREIKFQKNINPYALGSVIAEFGNTKVHITATMEDGVPPWLRGQNRGWVTAEYSMLPGSTHTRSRREVGKLGGRTQEIQRLIARSLRAVIDLEKLGERIITLDCDVLVADGGTRTTSISGAYVALELAIKKLMNDGVITENPIKDSLGALSIGINKNGEVIADLNYEEDSSCETDMNIVMTGTGKFVEIQGTAEGEPFSSEELMALIDCAKTSLVHVFEAQKKVLSE, from the coding sequence ATGTCACTAATTAAACGATCTGTACCTAGAGAAATCAAATTTCAAAAAAATATCAATCCTTATGCACTAGGGAGTGTTATTGCTGAGTTCGGTAATACGAAAGTTCATATTACTGCTACAATGGAAGATGGTGTCCCTCCATGGCTTAGAGGTCAAAATAGAGGCTGGGTAACGGCTGAATACTCAATGCTTCCAGGATCAACACATACAAGAAGTAGAAGAGAAGTTGGAAAACTTGGTGGCAGAACTCAAGAGATTCAACGCTTAATCGCAAGAAGTTTAAGAGCAGTTATTGATTTAGAAAAATTAGGGGAAAGAATAATTACTCTTGATTGCGATGTTCTGGTAGCTGATGGTGGAACAAGGACAACATCAATTTCTGGAGCATACGTTGCACTAGAGTTAGCAATAAAGAAACTAATGAATGATGGTGTGATTACTGAAAATCCAATTAAAGACAGTCTTGGGGCGCTTAGCATTGGGATTAATAAAAATGGTGAAGTTATCGCAGATTTAAATTACGAGGAAGATTCAAGCTGTGAAACAGATATGAATATCGTAATGACAGGAACTGGAAAGTTCGTTGAAATTCAAGGTACAGCAGAGGGAGAACCATTTTCAAGCGAAGAGCTAATGGCCCTAATTGATTGTGCAAAGACTTCCCTGGTACATGTATTTGAAGCACAGAAAAAGGTTTTAAGTGAATAA
- a CDS encoding FHA domain-containing protein, with protein sequence MYKLVVVAGKLRGTEYELAEGENTLGRSDECTVHFPVEGVSKKHLSISVTGDVAYIKDLGSANGTFVNGKIIKRTTVKNGDKIALPDTILQVVQVKEKKKIIKKKIKSEDDDEPDFLTGGDMPENVAGKLIWLFKYRFMSIIHGINNEYEWRILIAILLFIFVVVNVTLTILPVLKTSKALLLYEVAKRGEHYADQIKRMNRKALSIKDLDRVDTSFLEANNMGIVSYDLFDISGRIVRPLSRLNQYIDDPFSAQVRQWAEANPRNIDNGFVVRLENNEIGIGQVIKAPNMKTGESDIVGVIAIRFKPTSITEEATKSQVAYFEALITSFIASIIFFAILYYLTLRPLEEMKFQIEESLRGKRRTLESQFLWGELSPLRSSVNTILQRLRELQKDSMDDDFTELESDETYVASLYEFMQGATGPVLILNSEKNLSHINGQAEDITGIRESSSLGMSLLDVAREKGFAATVMELCDASGENGGTSQHGEYELAGHPYSIYTVSLIGKDNFPKAFYVTFVQEG encoded by the coding sequence ATGTATAAATTAGTTGTAGTCGCAGGAAAACTGCGCGGAACAGAGTATGAGCTTGCAGAGGGAGAAAATACTCTTGGGCGATCGGACGAGTGCACAGTTCACTTTCCAGTAGAAGGTGTTTCTAAAAAGCATTTATCTATTTCTGTGACTGGTGATGTTGCCTACATTAAAGATCTCGGTAGTGCTAACGGTACTTTCGTAAATGGGAAAATCATTAAGCGAACTACTGTGAAAAATGGAGATAAAATCGCTCTTCCAGACACCATACTTCAGGTTGTTCAAGTTAAAGAAAAAAAGAAAATTATTAAGAAGAAAATAAAAAGTGAAGATGATGATGAACCAGACTTCTTAACTGGTGGTGATATGCCAGAGAATGTCGCAGGTAAGCTTATTTGGCTCTTTAAGTATCGCTTCATGTCTATTATCCACGGAATTAACAATGAATATGAATGGCGTATATTAATTGCCATTTTACTATTTATCTTCGTTGTCGTTAACGTAACACTAACTATCTTGCCTGTTTTAAAAACAAGTAAGGCGCTACTTCTTTATGAAGTTGCTAAAAGAGGCGAGCATTATGCGGATCAGATCAAGAGAATGAACAGGAAAGCCCTGTCTATTAAAGATCTTGATCGAGTTGATACATCGTTTTTAGAAGCAAATAACATGGGGATTGTTTCGTATGATCTCTTCGATATTAGTGGACGAATTGTTAGACCACTTAGTCGCTTGAATCAATATATTGATGACCCTTTTTCCGCACAAGTTAGACAGTGGGCTGAAGCAAATCCTCGAAACATCGATAATGGGTTTGTTGTTCGACTAGAAAATAATGAAATTGGTATTGGACAGGTCATCAAGGCTCCAAACATGAAAACAGGTGAATCTGATATTGTTGGTGTTATTGCAATTCGATTTAAACCTACATCAATTACAGAAGAGGCAACGAAAAGCCAGGTTGCATACTTTGAGGCTCTAATTACATCATTTATTGCATCGATTATTTTCTTTGCGATTTTATACTATCTAACACTACGACCACTGGAAGAGATGAAGTTTCAGATTGAAGAGTCGTTAAGAGGCAAGCGTAGAACACTTGAAAGTCAGTTTTTGTGGGGAGAGCTATCTCCATTAAGATCATCTGTGAATACAATTTTGCAGCGATTACGTGAGCTACAAAAGGATTCTATGGATGATGATTTTACAGAATTAGAAAGTGATGAAACTTATGTTGCTTCTCTTTATGAATTTATGCAAGGGGCAACAGGTCCTGTGTTAATTCTTAATTCAGAGAAGAATCTCTCTCATATTAACGGGCAAGCAGAGGACATTACAGGGATTAGGGAATCTTCATCTCTGGGAATGAGTTTGCTCGATGTCGCAAGAGAAAAAGGTTTTGCTGCCACGGTGATGGAGCTATGTGATGCATCTGGTGAGAATGGTGGAACTTCACAACATGGAGAATATGAACTTGCTGGACATCCATATAGTATCTATACGGTAAGTCTAATTGGAAAAGATAATTTTCCAAAAGCATTTTACGTAACGTTTGTACAAGAGGGTTAA
- a CDS encoding type II secretion system F family protein, translating into MISLRNKFSFLIFFIFFINIANVFAQAEKLGSYDIYDKRQHAYILEDSCKKNYQASCFELGLLYLQFTESKFKQDKINYQKEGKRLIGEACKNGEKAACDYLKGDELYKGSQIIFWSGILLMGVAVLIVTLMMFQDNEQFQAQQKLEDGEDAKVSKVKSHGIVLQYSRPFFKRYLSPVVASMKNKKKIKEKYRRKLASAGLTDVLTTEDFYAFKLFLIVGFPVMFIVIRYFLEATWPLSLVPVTAAVGFVYPDIWIKGKIETRQKDLIRGMPFSVDMLALSVEAGLDFVAAMTKVVEKAKPGPLTDEFEILIKEIKVGASRAEALRNMAWRVDLVQISSFCATLIAADSVGASIGPILKSLSIEIRQKKSADIEKEGATAATKILFPMMIFILPAVLLMVFAPIAVDMVTGGK; encoded by the coding sequence ATGATATCATTACGAAATAAATTTTCATTTCTAATTTTCTTTATATTTTTTATAAATATAGCAAATGTATTCGCTCAGGCCGAAAAACTTGGTTCTTATGATATTTATGACAAGAGACAACATGCTTATATTCTCGAAGATTCGTGTAAAAAAAATTATCAAGCAAGTTGTTTTGAGTTAGGACTTTTATATCTTCAATTTACTGAATCAAAATTCAAGCAAGATAAAATAAATTATCAGAAAGAAGGTAAACGCCTGATTGGTGAAGCCTGTAAAAATGGTGAGAAGGCTGCTTGTGATTATTTAAAAGGTGATGAACTTTATAAAGGTTCACAAATTATCTTTTGGTCTGGAATACTTCTTATGGGTGTTGCAGTCTTGATTGTTACGTTAATGATGTTTCAAGACAACGAACAATTTCAGGCGCAACAAAAACTAGAAGATGGTGAAGATGCCAAGGTTAGCAAAGTTAAAAGCCACGGTATAGTATTACAATACTCAAGACCCTTCTTTAAAAGATATCTCTCGCCAGTTGTAGCGAGCATGAAGAACAAAAAGAAAATCAAAGAGAAGTATAGAAGAAAACTAGCTAGTGCCGGTTTAACAGATGTCTTAACAACAGAGGACTTCTACGCATTTAAACTATTTTTGATTGTTGGTTTCCCTGTAATGTTCATTGTTATTAGATATTTCCTTGAAGCAACTTGGCCATTGAGTCTTGTGCCTGTTACTGCTGCTGTCGGATTTGTGTACCCAGATATTTGGATCAAGGGAAAGATTGAAACAAGACAAAAAGATTTAATTAGAGGTATGCCTTTCAGTGTTGATATGTTGGCACTTTCTGTCGAAGCAGGTTTGGATTTTGTTGCTGCAATGACAAAGGTTGTTGAGAAGGCGAAACCAGGTCCTTTAACAGATGAGTTTGAAATTCTAATTAAGGAAATTAAAGTAGGTGCCTCAAGAGCTGAAGCACTACGAAATATGGCGTGGAGAGTTGACCTCGTACAAATTTCATCTTTTTGTGCAACACTTATTGCTGCTGACTCAGTAGGGGCATCAATTGGTCCTATATTGAAGTCTTTATCTATTGAGATTAGACAAAAGAAATCTGCTGATATTGAAAAGGAAGGAGCAACTGCTGCGACAAAAATTCTTTTTCCAATGATGATTTTTATTCTTCCAGCTGTTTTATTGATGGTTTTTGCTCCTATCGCTGTTGATATGGTGACTGGAGGAAAATAA
- a CDS encoding DUF192 domain-containing protein yields MKLKKQSGELIAEKIKIADSFFARLIGLMFKGPLVEFDSLLIKKCNSIHTFFMKYPIDVVFMNKNFKVVRVYRNIKPWRMTRIVFGATQVIEFEAGKLKGDLKVGEELELCIN; encoded by the coding sequence ATGAAACTTAAAAAGCAAAGTGGAGAATTAATTGCAGAAAAAATAAAGATTGCGGATAGCTTTTTTGCTCGATTAATTGGTCTTATGTTTAAAGGCCCGTTGGTTGAGTTTGATTCATTATTAATTAAAAAATGCAATTCGATTCATACATTCTTTATGAAGTATCCAATCGATGTCGTATTTATGAATAAAAACTTCAAGGTGGTAAGAGTCTATAGAAATATTAAACCTTGGAGAATGACGAGAATTGTTTTCGGTGCAACACAAGTAATTGAATTTGAGGCCGGAAAACTAAAGGGCGATCTTAAGGTCGGAGAAGAGTTAGAGTTATGTATAAATTAG